The Neisseria yangbaofengii genome contains a region encoding:
- a CDS encoding MBL fold metallo-hydrolase: MALQVEIMAVTPFRQNCSLLWDDETHEAVLTDVGGDVLFLLKQVAEKKLTVKEMWLTHGHLDHAGGVDEFLKKCPVPVIGPHREDEFLLQALPQTTAQFGFPVSPAVVPTRWLSEGEILTVGQYEFTVLHIPGHTPGHVVFYCASENLLVAGDVLFYETIGRTDFPRGNHEDLINHIRSKLLVLPPETQVIPGHGRLTTISHEKRHNPFL; encoded by the coding sequence CTGTTGTGGGATGATGAAACGCATGAAGCGGTTTTGACTGATGTGGGCGGCGATGTGCTGTTTTTGTTGAAGCAGGTTGCGGAAAAAAAGCTGACGGTAAAAGAAATGTGGCTCACGCACGGGCATTTGGATCATGCGGGCGGGGTGGATGAGTTTTTGAAGAAATGCCCCGTGCCGGTTATAGGGCCGCATAGGGAAGACGAGTTTTTGCTGCAGGCGTTGCCGCAAACCACGGCACAATTCGGCTTTCCGGTGTCGCCTGCGGTGGTGCCGACCCGTTGGTTGAGTGAGGGTGAGATACTGACAGTCGGCCAATACGAATTTACAGTATTGCATATTCCCGGCCATACACCGGGGCATGTGGTCTTTTATTGCGCTTCGGAAAATCTGCTGGTTGCGGGCGATGTGTTATTTTACGAGACAATCGGTCGCACAGATTTCCCGAGAGGTAATCATGAAGATTTAATCAATCATATCCGTAGTAAGCTTTTGGTATTGCCGCCTGAAACGCAGGTTATACCCGGGCACGGCAGATTGACGACTATTTCACATGAAAAGCGACATAATCCGTTTCTTTAA
- a CDS encoding OmpA family protein, translating into MSLDLGNLLQGQVGDVLGQFLTANGEAAENSTQAAGLAVPAIIAGLVKHVSGNTANASGLLDLITGEGGARLNTAVADVATGNGAGSLIDLGKQLLPDLLGGNAPNVADQIAAESGISKASSGSLLALALPLVLSVLRGKVQSGNLSGSQLLGLLGQQQSWLSRVLGPNMLSALGIGSLSGLFGGLTNVISGLGATGAAATASAANASAAAAAPVAAKKGGAGKWIVLGLAALAALFAFKSCGNKQEPATAPAPVEAGASAASDVAVLAEASARVVASEVAAPAASDATPAVASTTDPVVQEADSAARVLVEDGVAKFYFATGKNDIAEGADAIVAEIIAAGKEGKKLVISGFADSTGNAAANEELSKQRAQAVQAFFEAQGVDAANIELRKPENTTGAVGNEQEGRRVEVKVEG; encoded by the coding sequence ATGTCTTTAGATTTAGGTAACTTGTTGCAAGGCCAAGTGGGCGATGTGTTGGGGCAATTTTTAACGGCCAACGGCGAAGCCGCTGAAAACAGCACGCAAGCAGCCGGTTTGGCGGTACCTGCGATTATCGCCGGTTTGGTGAAACATGTTAGCGGCAATACTGCCAACGCTTCAGGTTTGTTGGATTTGATTACCGGTGAGGGTGGCGCACGTTTGAATACTGCGGTTGCTGATGTTGCCACCGGTAACGGCGCAGGCAGCCTGATTGATTTGGGCAAACAGTTGCTGCCTGACCTGTTGGGCGGTAATGCGCCAAACGTGGCCGACCAAATTGCAGCAGAAAGCGGTATTTCTAAAGCATCTTCAGGTTCTTTGCTGGCATTGGCATTGCCTTTGGTACTGTCTGTTTTGCGCGGTAAAGTACAAAGTGGCAACTTGAGCGGCAGCCAATTGCTGGGCTTGTTGGGTCAACAACAGAGCTGGTTATCACGCGTATTGGGCCCGAACATGTTGTCGGCACTGGGTATCGGCAGCTTGAGCGGTTTGTTCGGCGGCCTGACTAATGTGATTAGCGGTTTGGGTGCAACCGGCGCAGCGGCAACAGCTTCTGCCGCGAATGCATCTGCGGCTGCGGCAGCACCTGTAGCGGCCAAAAAAGGCGGCGCAGGTAAATGGATTGTGTTGGGTTTGGCTGCTTTGGCAGCATTGTTTGCCTTCAAGAGCTGTGGTAACAAACAAGAACCTGCTACGGCACCTGCACCGGTTGAAGCCGGCGCCTCTGCTGCTTCTGATGTAGCAGTTCTTGCTGAAGCATCTGCGCGGGTTGTTGCATCTGAAGTGGCTGCTCCTGCAGCTTCTGACGCAACGCCCGCTGTGGCTTCAACAACTGATCCTGTGGTTCAGGAGGCGGATTCGGCGGCTCGTGTATTGGTGGAAGATGGTGTGGCTAAATTCTACTTTGCGACCGGTAAAAACGACATTGCTGAAGGTGCGGATGCCATCGTTGCAGAAATAATTGCCGCCGGTAAAGAAGGCAAAAAACTGGTAATCAGTGGTTTTGCAGACAGCACTGGTAATGCGGCAGCCAATGAGGAATTGTCTAAACAACGTGCTCAAGCTGTTCAAGCTTTCTTTGAAGCGCAAGGCGTGGATGCAGCGAATATTGAGTTGCGTAAGCCTGAAAACACCACCGGCGCAGTCGGCAATGAGCAAGAAGGCCGTCGCGTTGAAGTGAAAGTAGAAGGATAA
- a CDS encoding outer membrane protein assembly factor BamE: MKTNQIVKIGLSLLATGLLAACATKSDITPEGTTDNPVFPKPYSLTFNNDRGTFPTWDELDQMRPGLTKDDIYKILGRPHYDEGMVGVREWDYLFHFYTPGVGVDPDNTSGVEGITTCQYKVIYDKNKFARSFHWNPVFPKDAACPPPAPKAEPQVIIREVVTTPQRIRQ; this comes from the coding sequence ATGAAAACTAATCAAATCGTTAAAATCGGTTTGTCGTTATTGGCAACCGGCTTGTTGGCAGCATGTGCGACCAAGAGCGATATCACGCCGGAAGGTACCACCGATAACCCGGTGTTTCCTAAGCCTTATTCATTGACCTTCAATAACGACCGCGGTACGTTCCCGACTTGGGATGAGTTGGATCAAATGCGTCCGGGCTTGACCAAAGACGACATATACAAAATCTTGGGGCGTCCGCATTACGATGAAGGCATGGTTGGCGTGCGCGAATGGGATTACCTGTTCCACTTTTATACTCCGGGCGTAGGCGTGGATCCTGATAACACTTCAGGTGTAGAAGGCATCACCACTTGTCAATACAAAGTAATCTATGATAAAAATAAATTTGCGCGCAGCTTCCACTGGAATCCCGTATTCCCTAAAGATGCCGCCTGTCCTCCTCCCGCACCTAAAGCAGAGCCGCAAGTGATTATCCGCGAAGTGGTGACCACACCGCAACGTATCCGTCAGTAA
- a CDS encoding murein L,D-transpeptidase, whose protein sequence is MALVLGLNTFASADTVSDYVKRKKVIVDTAKAELCFADDKQCHPVLIGKTTPKGTFPMTIMATKKSGYGGEVIGFKEEHDFLFALHRVWLGKPSERRMERIASPLVAERIMTNGCINVTDNVYEKLRHYFTLEVI, encoded by the coding sequence ATGGCCTTAGTATTGGGCTTGAACACGTTTGCCAGTGCCGATACGGTCAGCGATTATGTGAAGCGTAAGAAGGTCATTGTGGATACCGCTAAAGCCGAATTGTGCTTTGCTGATGATAAACAATGCCACCCTGTGCTTATCGGTAAAACCACGCCTAAGGGGACTTTCCCTATGACCATCATGGCTACGAAAAAATCGGGCTATGGCGGTGAGGTAATCGGTTTTAAAGAAGAGCACGATTTTTTATTTGCATTGCATCGCGTTTGGTTGGGTAAACCTTCCGAGCGCCGCATGGAACGTATCGCTTCGCCATTGGTGGCTGAACGCATCATGACCAATGGTTGCATCAACGTTACGGACAACGTGTATGAAAAATTGCGCCATTATTTCACTTTGGAAGTGATTTAA
- a CDS encoding DUF2478 domain-containing protein — MKPIAVLMYQGEGTRELQALWQAVQHWQQQGLKVAGLLNPLDENGQKLRKRVQSLTDSRVYTIMYDQGCTIDACLLDPSGLAASSEVIREALQAPPDILVFNKFGHAESENGGLIDEYAQAIGQGIPVISLLQDKYLPDWRVFTDGMGEELSGLEEVLAWCEYQVQSHKTD, encoded by the coding sequence ATGAAACCGATTGCCGTGTTGATGTATCAAGGTGAAGGAACCCGCGAATTACAAGCCTTATGGCAGGCGGTGCAGCATTGGCAACAGCAGGGATTAAAGGTAGCGGGTTTGTTGAATCCTTTGGATGAAAACGGCCAAAAATTACGCAAACGTGTGCAGTCTTTAACGGATAGCAGGGTATATACCATTATGTATGATCAAGGCTGCACCATCGATGCCTGTCTGCTTGATCCAAGCGGTCTGGCGGCTTCTTCTGAAGTCATCCGCGAAGCCTTGCAAGCGCCGCCCGATATTTTGGTGTTTAATAAATTCGGTCATGCCGAAAGTGAAAACGGCGGCTTGATTGATGAATATGCCCAGGCCATCGGGCAAGGTATTCCCGTAATTTCCTTATTGCAGGATAAATACCTGCCGGATTGGCGCGTGTTTACCGATGGTATGGGTGAAGAATTATCCGGCTTGGAAGAGGTTTTGGCATGGTGTGAATATCAAGTTCAAAGTCATAAAACGGATTAA
- the fabF gene encoding beta-ketoacyl-ACP synthase II: protein MSQRRVVITGLGQVSPVGNDVATAWSNLLAGKSGIGMITRFDASEINSQVAGEVRDFDIGEYISAKEARRMDAFIHYGLAAALQAIQDAGLDDTPDLDKDRIGVNIGSGIGGMPSIEATGIAVQEGGARKINPFFIPGSLINLIAGHVTILKGYRGPSYGMVSACTTGAHSIGDAARLIKYGDADVMVAGGAEGSINLLSVGGFAAMKALSTRNDNPTAASRPWDKGRDGFVIAEGAGVLVLEELEHAKKRGAKIYAEIVGFGMSSDAYHITAPNEEGPALAVTRALKDAGLNASDVHYVNAHGTSTPLGDANETRALKLALGEHAKNVVVNSTKSMTGHLLGAAGGVEAVYSIMAIHDQKSPPTINLEDQDIEAGCDLDYCANEARDLNIDVAISNSFGFGGTNGTLVFKKFEG from the coding sequence ATGAGTCAACGAAGAGTAGTCATCACAGGCCTCGGCCAAGTATCACCGGTCGGCAACGACGTCGCCACCGCATGGAGCAACCTGCTCGCAGGCAAAAGCGGCATCGGCATGATTACCCGCTTTGACGCATCCGAAATCAACAGCCAAGTCGCCGGCGAAGTACGCGATTTCGATATCGGCGAATACATCAGCGCCAAAGAAGCCCGCCGCATGGATGCCTTTATCCACTACGGTTTGGCTGCTGCCTTGCAAGCCATTCAAGACGCCGGCTTGGACGACACCCCTGATTTGGACAAAGACCGCATCGGCGTGAACATCGGTTCGGGCATCGGCGGCATGCCGAGCATCGAAGCCACCGGCATTGCGGTGCAAGAAGGCGGAGCGCGCAAAATCAATCCGTTCTTTATTCCGGGTTCGCTGATTAACCTGATTGCCGGTCATGTGACTATCTTAAAAGGCTACCGCGGCCCTTCATACGGCATGGTATCGGCGTGTACCACCGGGGCGCACTCTATCGGCGATGCCGCGCGTTTGATTAAATACGGCGATGCAGACGTGATGGTAGCAGGCGGTGCCGAAGGCTCCATCAACTTATTGAGCGTTGGCGGCTTTGCGGCCATGAAGGCTTTGTCGACCCGCAACGACAACCCTACCGCAGCTTCCCGCCCGTGGGATAAAGGACGTGACGGCTTCGTGATTGCCGAAGGTGCCGGCGTATTGGTATTGGAAGAATTGGAACACGCCAAAAAACGCGGTGCAAAAATCTATGCTGAAATCGTCGGCTTCGGTATGAGCTCCGATGCCTACCACATTACCGCACCAAACGAAGAAGGCCCTGCTCTGGCCGTGACCCGCGCATTGAAAGATGCCGGTTTGAACGCAAGCGATGTGCATTATGTTAATGCACACGGCACGTCTACCCCATTGGGCGATGCCAACGAAACCAGAGCTCTGAAACTGGCTTTGGGCGAACACGCTAAAAATGTGGTGGTGAACTCCACCAAATCCATGACCGGCCACTTACTGGGCGCTGCCGGCGGCGTGGAAGCCGTGTACAGCATCATGGCAATTCACGATCAAAAATCGCCACCAACCATTAACTTGGAAGATCAAGACATCGAAGCAGGCTGCGATTTGGACTATTGTGCCAACGAAGCACGCGACCTGAACATCGATGTCGCCATTTCTAACTCTTTCGGTTTTGGCGGCACCAACGGTACACTGGTATTCAAAAAATTTGAAGGCTGA
- the acpP gene encoding acyl carrier protein, giving the protein MSNIEQQVKKIVAEQLGVNEAEVKNESSFQDDLGADSLDTVELVMALEEAFGCEIPDEEAEKITTVQLAIDYITAHNN; this is encoded by the coding sequence ATGTCAAATATCGAACAACAAGTTAAAAAAATTGTTGCTGAACAACTGGGCGTGAATGAAGCCGAAGTAAAAAACGAATCTTCTTTCCAAGACGATTTGGGCGCAGACTCATTAGACACCGTTGAATTGGTAATGGCTTTGGAAGAAGCTTTCGGTTGCGAAATCCCTGACGAAGAAGCCGAAAAAATCACCACCGTACAATTGGCTATCGACTACATCACTGCCCACAACAACTAA
- a CDS encoding prolyl oligopeptidase family serine peptidase, with protein MTQHSDPFQHFENLDSPATQDFAAQAHRETQARFMANDAARTLSDGILAQMQDTRQIPFCQEHRARMYHFHQDAEYPKGVYRVCTAATYRSGYPEWETLFSVADFDEILGDDVYLGGVSHLVEKPNLVLLTLSRAGGDTAYTLEMDLAAGTLVDGGFHFPAGKNHISWRDENSVWVCPAWDERQLTQAGYPREVWLVGRGQSFEESMPVFQIDRGGMMVNAWRYLDPQGSPIDLIEASQGFYTKTYLQVSAQGEAKPLNLPEDCDVVGYLSGHLMLTLRKDWHRANQSYPSGSLLAVKLNKGELGAAQLLFAPNDTQALESVETTKRFVVAGTLENVQGRLKAWRFADGAWQEAELPRLPMGALEMTDQPWGGDVVYLAASDFTTPLTLYALDLNVMELTVMRRQPQQFAADGIQVRQFRASSADGTQIPYYHIGKNVSDGLTPHTPTLVYVYGGFGVPELPHYLGSIGKYWLEQGHAFVLANVRGGGEFGPHWHQAAQGLHKHKSTDDLLAIVDDLSRRGVSSPACIALQGGSNGGLVVASAFVRQPESFGAMVCEMPLTDMLRYPLLSAGSSWTDEYGNTQKYDICRDYWQQHSPYHNLSNGRLYPPALITTSLSDDRVHPAHALKFYAKLHSHSPQSWLYCPDNGGHTGNGTQQDSADELACILTFLNSFLVKKAV; from the coding sequence ATGACGCAGCATTCCGACCCGTTCCAACATTTCGAAAACCTCGACTCCCCCGCCACACAAGACTTCGCTGCCCAAGCGCACCGAGAAACCCAAGCGCGTTTTATGGCAAACGATGCCGCGCGCACACTTTCAGACGGCATTTTGGCGCAAATGCAGGACACGCGCCAAATTCCGTTTTGCCAAGAGCATCGCGCGCGCATGTATCATTTCCATCAAGACGCGGAATACCCGAAAGGTGTGTACCGCGTCTGCACCGCCGCGACATACCGCTCGGGCTATCCGGAATGGGAAACCTTGTTTTCAGTGGCCGATTTCGATGAGATTTTGGGCGATGACGTTTACCTCGGCGGCGTGTCGCATTTGGTGGAAAAACCGAACCTGGTCTTGCTGACCTTGAGCCGCGCAGGAGGCGACACGGCCTATACCTTGGAAATGGATTTGGCCGCCGGCACACTGGTGGACGGCGGTTTTCACTTCCCTGCCGGCAAAAACCACATTTCATGGCGCGATGAAAACAGCGTGTGGGTATGCCCTGCATGGGACGAGCGCCAACTCACGCAAGCGGGCTATCCGCGTGAAGTGTGGCTGGTCGGGCGCGGGCAGAGTTTTGAAGAAAGCATGCCGGTTTTCCAAATCGACCGCGGCGGCATGATGGTCAATGCCTGGCGTTATCTCGACCCGCAAGGTTCGCCGATTGACTTAATCGAAGCCTCACAAGGTTTTTATACCAAAACCTATTTGCAGGTTTCCGCGCAAGGCGAAGCCAAACCTTTGAACCTGCCGGAAGATTGCGATGTGGTCGGCTATTTGTCCGGCCATTTGATGCTGACCCTGCGCAAAGACTGGCATCGCGCCAACCAAAGCTACCCGAGCGGCAGCCTGTTGGCAGTAAAGCTGAACAAAGGCGAACTCGGCGCGGCGCAATTGTTGTTCGCACCCAATGACACGCAAGCCTTGGAAAGCGTGGAAACGACCAAGCGTTTTGTGGTCGCCGGCACTTTGGAAAACGTGCAAGGCCGTCTGAAAGCATGGCGTTTTGCCGATGGCGCTTGGCAGGAAGCCGAGTTGCCGCGCCTGCCGATGGGCGCATTGGAAATGACCGACCAGCCGTGGGGCGGCGATGTAGTGTATTTGGCCGCCAGCGATTTCACCACGCCGCTGACCCTGTATGCCTTGGATTTGAACGTGATGGAACTCACCGTCATGCGCCGCCAACCACAGCAGTTTGCCGCCGACGGTATTCAAGTGCGGCAGTTTCGGGCAAGTTCGGCAGACGGCACACAGATTCCTTATTATCATATCGGCAAAAACGTTTCAGACGGCCTCACGCCGCACACACCGACTTTGGTGTATGTATACGGCGGCTTCGGCGTGCCCGAATTGCCGCATTATTTGGGCAGCATCGGCAAATACTGGCTGGAACAAGGCCATGCGTTTGTATTGGCCAACGTACGCGGCGGCGGCGAATTCGGCCCGCATTGGCATCAAGCCGCGCAAGGTTTGCACAAACACAAAAGCACCGACGATTTGCTCGCCATCGTTGACGATTTAAGCCGTCGCGGTGTGAGTTCGCCCGCATGCATCGCCCTGCAAGGCGGCAGCAACGGCGGCTTGGTGGTAGCGTCTGCCTTTGTACGCCAGCCGGAAAGCTTCGGTGCGATGGTATGCGAAATGCCGCTGACCGATATGCTGCGCTATCCTTTATTGTCGGCCGGTTCAAGCTGGACAGACGAATACGGCAACACACAAAAATACGACATTTGCCGCGATTACTGGCAGCAGCATTCGCCCTACCACAACCTTTCAAACGGCCGACTCTATCCGCCTGCCTTAATCACCACCAGCTTGAGCGATGACCGCGTTCACCCCGCCCACGCGCTGAAGTTTTACGCCAAACTGCACAGCCACAGCCCGCAATCGTGGCTGTATTGCCCCGACAACGGCGGCCACACCGGCAACGGCACGCAACAGGATTCCGCCGACGAACTGGCCTGTATTCTGACGTTTTTAAACAGTTTTTTAGTGAAAAAGGCCGTCTGA
- a CDS encoding hypoxanthine-guanine phosphoribosyltransferase — translation MDPETKRHQTQAMLDNAELLFSQEECQAALQKVADDITRDLGDKYPLLLPVMGGAVVFTGQLLPLLRFPLDFDYVHVSRYGDKLQGGNFNWKRMPDAGQIRGRHVVVLDDILDEGHTMHAIQEKLLEMGAASCRAAVFANKLIGKEKPTKGDYVGLDVPNRYVFGYGMDAAGCWRNLGEIYALKQD, via the coding sequence ATGGATCCCGAAACCAAACGCCATCAAACCCAAGCCATGCTCGACAACGCCGAATTGTTGTTCAGCCAAGAAGAATGCCAAGCTGCGTTGCAGAAAGTGGCCGACGACATCACCCGCGATTTGGGCGACAAATATCCGCTGCTGCTGCCCGTGATGGGCGGGGCGGTGGTATTTACCGGCCAATTATTGCCGCTGTTGCGCTTTCCGCTCGACTTTGATTATGTGCATGTTTCGCGTTACGGCGACAAATTGCAGGGCGGTAATTTCAATTGGAAACGTATGCCCGATGCCGGGCAAATCCGCGGCCGCCATGTGGTGGTGTTGGATGACATTCTCGACGAAGGCCACACCATGCACGCGATTCAGGAAAAGCTGTTGGAAATGGGCGCGGCCAGTTGCCGTGCGGCGGTGTTTGCCAATAAACTAATCGGCAAAGAAAAGCCGACCAAAGGCGATTACGTCGGCTTGGATGTGCCCAACCGCTATGTGTTCGGCTACGGCATGGATGCAGCCGGCTGTTGGCGCAATTTGGGCGAAATTTACGCCCTTAAGCAGGATTAA
- a CDS encoding PTS sugar transporter subunit IIA — translation MIGLLIITHETIGEAYRGLAHHFFPEGSPENVHILGAQPNEDQDDVINRAISMIQEFPEDCHGVLIMTDIFGATPCNAARRMVREGKSAILTGLNAPMMIKAVQYAPAATDLTEFTETVKEAAIRGIFAITATPDDLMCKKAAEAV, via the coding sequence ATGATTGGCTTACTTATCATTACCCACGAAACCATAGGCGAAGCCTACCGTGGTTTGGCGCATCATTTTTTCCCGGAAGGCAGCCCTGAAAACGTGCATATTTTGGGCGCACAGCCGAACGAAGATCAAGACGACGTGATTAACCGCGCCATTTCCATGATTCAGGAGTTTCCGGAAGATTGCCACGGCGTATTGATTATGACCGACATTTTCGGCGCGACCCCGTGCAACGCCGCCCGCCGCATGGTACGCGAAGGCAAATCGGCGATTCTCACCGGTCTGAATGCGCCGATGATGATTAAAGCCGTGCAATACGCACCGGCCGCCACCGACTTGACCGAGTTTACCGAAACCGTCAAAGAAGCGGCCATTCGCGGCATTTTTGCCATCACGGCCACGCCGGACGATTTGATGTGCAAAAAAGCAGCAGAGGCCGTCTGA
- a CDS encoding HPr family phosphocarrier protein produces MLKQEIEIINKLGLHARASSKFTQTASRFQSEVWVSKNGSRVNGKSIMGLMMLAAAKGSVIEIEVDGSDEAAVMQALTDLINDYFGEGE; encoded by the coding sequence ATGCTCAAGCAAGAAATCGAAATTATCAACAAACTGGGCTTACACGCGCGCGCCTCGAGCAAATTCACCCAAACCGCTTCACGCTTTCAAAGCGAAGTGTGGGTCAGCAAAAACGGCAGCCGCGTCAACGGCAAAAGCATTATGGGCTTGATGATGCTGGCCGCCGCCAAAGGCAGCGTGATTGAAATCGAAGTCGACGGCAGCGACGAAGCCGCCGTCATGCAAGCCCTGACCGATTTGATTAACGATTACTTCGGCGAAGGCGAATGA